A genome region from Chryseobacterium sp. G0186 includes the following:
- a CDS encoding DUF6051 family protein → MEYYELYEVLKSHFDSRKEIVEIKDLNIIIESIPFTSRVSDLLHGSANPGCPTHHQSLEINESAHLVYGQPSIDIQDFDIECNKKFEYHILKRADVERAKGCIIFFHGLNEKKWDKYLPWAYELAQKTHKAIILFPIAFHMDRAEAIWSDRHHMMEIVKFRKGKYSENTHFSYVNAAISSRLEAHPQRIFWSGLQTYSDIIEVVKEIKAHKIKSISPDARLDLFGYSIGSFLSMIIKMADPYGFFTDSKIFCFCGGMTIDRMFPISKYIMDSQATIKMQSVFTELLSSDFKFDNRLKHYQDDDLHPQESWFKKMLRYNYFQREREERIRKIQSQIKAYVLEKDTVAPPIEALNTLQGGYRNINVEVEIKDFPFDYSHMVPFPLAHKHKTEVTEAFHDFIKSASDFYNPN, encoded by the coding sequence ATGGAATATTATGAATTATATGAAGTTTTGAAAAGTCATTTTGATTCCAGAAAAGAGATTGTGGAGATCAAGGATCTGAATATAATCATTGAGTCTATACCTTTTACATCCAGGGTTTCAGACCTGCTTCACGGTTCTGCAAATCCGGGCTGCCCTACACATCACCAGTCACTGGAAATCAATGAAAGTGCTCATCTGGTATACGGCCAACCCTCCATAGATATTCAGGATTTTGACATAGAATGCAATAAAAAGTTTGAATACCATATCCTCAAGAGAGCTGATGTAGAGAGGGCTAAAGGCTGCATTATTTTTTTTCATGGCCTGAATGAAAAGAAATGGGACAAATATCTTCCCTGGGCCTATGAATTGGCTCAAAAAACCCACAAGGCCATCATTCTTTTCCCTATCGCCTTTCATATGGATCGTGCAGAAGCAATCTGGAGTGACCGTCATCATATGATGGAAATTGTTAAATTCAGAAAGGGAAAATATTCTGAAAACACTCATTTTTCTTATGTAAACGCAGCGATAAGCTCAAGACTGGAGGCTCATCCCCAAAGAATTTTCTGGTCAGGGTTACAGACCTATTCTGATATCATTGAAGTGGTAAAGGAAATTAAAGCCCATAAAATCAAAAGTATTTCTCCGGATGCAAGGCTTGATTTATTTGGATATTCCATTGGGTCATTTCTTTCCATGATTATTAAAATGGCTGATCCTTATGGCTTCTTCACCGACTCTAAGATTTTTTGTTTTTGTGGCGGAATGACCATTGACCGCATGTTTCCTATTTCCAAATACATCATGGATTCTCAGGCTACCATTAAAATGCAGTCTGTTTTTACAGAATTATTAAGCTCAGATTTTAAGTTTGATAATAGACTGAAGCATTATCAGGACGATGACCTTCATCCTCAGGAAAGCTGGTTTAAAAAAATGCTCCGATATAATTATTTTCAAAGGGAAAGGGAAGAAAGAATCCGTAAGATCCAATCTCAGATAAAGGCGTATGTACTTGAAAAAGATACTGTAGCTCCTCCAATAGAGGCTTTAAATACCCTACAAGGCGGCTACCGAAACATTAATGTGGAAGTTGAGATAAAGGATTTCCCTTTTGATTACTCACATATGGTTCCTTTTCCTCTGGCTCATAAGCACAAGACAGAAGTAACGGAAGCTTTCCATGATTTTATAAAGTCTGCCAGTGATTTTTACAACCCGAATTGA
- a CDS encoding 2TM domain-containing protein gives MDYNNAHNRVQKLKKFYKNLMWFGIIATIIIGNDWIKNGMHYNILSGHLILTIWAIFIIIKAFSLFVFDSAWEKQIMENELKKNKKPIDF, from the coding sequence ATGGATTACAACAACGCACATAACAGAGTTCAGAAACTGAAAAAATTCTATAAAAACCTTATGTGGTTTGGAATTATAGCAACGATCATCATTGGAAATGACTGGATTAAAAACGGGATGCACTACAATATACTGAGTGGACATCTGATACTGACCATTTGGGCTATTTTTATCATCATAAAAGCATTCTCCCTATTTGTTTTTGATAGCGCATGGGAAAAGCAAATAATGGAAAACGAGCTTAAAAAGAATAAAAAACCAATAGACTTTTAA
- a CDS encoding methyltransferase family protein, translating into MNPLQTLFTISMVAWFLSEFLYKNILKSNKEDKKDKDKSTLNILWLAIPFSIAAAITISRLSTLPIIHENWIFYLGEAFILIGMIFRFIIIRSLGKYFTVDVTIRQDHKIKKEGFYRYLRHPSYAFSLLTSLGLGLYLNNWLSMVFAFVPPFLAFAYRIKIEEQALVEQFGEEYLEYRKKTKKLIPFIY; encoded by the coding sequence ATGAATCCTTTACAAACTCTGTTTACCATTTCGATGGTCGCCTGGTTTCTTAGTGAATTTCTTTACAAAAACATCTTGAAATCCAATAAGGAAGATAAAAAAGACAAGGATAAATCTACCCTTAATATTCTATGGCTGGCCATTCCGTTTTCTATTGCAGCTGCGATAACAATTTCTCGTTTATCTACGTTGCCTATTATCCATGAAAACTGGATTTTTTATCTGGGAGAAGCCTTTATTCTTATCGGTATGATTTTCAGGTTTATCATTATCAGATCCCTGGGAAAATACTTTACAGTGGATGTAACAATCAGACAGGATCATAAGATTAAAAAAGAAGGATTTTACAGATACCTTAGACATCCATCCTATGCTTTTTCCCTTTTGACATCATTAGGTCTTGGTTTGTATTTAAATAACTGGCTATCAATGGTCTTTGCTTTTGTTCCTCCGTTTTTAGCCTTTGCCTATAGAATTAAAATTGAAGAGCAGGCTTTAGTAGAGCAGTTTGGAGAAGAGTACTTGGAGTATCGCAAAAAGACAAAAAAACTGATTCCTTTTATCTATTGA
- a CDS encoding LytR/AlgR family response regulator transcription factor has protein sequence MIKTVIIEDEKPASRKLERMLSNFPEIEVVAKIESVEEGIAWFSENEHPQLIFSDIVLGDGLSFDIFEKVPTKGFIIYTTAFDQYTLKAFKLNSIDYLLKPILEEDLAGAIEKFKSFIPANDVIGSQDIKQLIRKEKSILSRVLVKIGYNLKIIQTQEISCFFSENKIVYLQTEDRTYPSDFTLDELEDLLDVKKFFRVNRQFIINSDYIKNIHTSPYYKVELEYQPQEEITVSRDRVKDFKDWLVS, from the coding sequence ATGATCAAAACAGTCATTATCGAAGACGAAAAACCTGCTTCAAGGAAATTAGAGAGAATGTTAAGTAACTTTCCTGAAATTGAAGTGGTTGCTAAAATAGAATCTGTAGAAGAGGGCATAGCCTGGTTTTCTGAGAACGAGCATCCTCAGCTGATCTTTTCTGATATTGTTTTAGGAGACGGACTGTCATTTGATATCTTTGAGAAAGTTCCTACCAAGGGCTTTATTATTTATACAACTGCATTTGATCAGTATACCCTAAAAGCCTTTAAACTAAACAGTATAGACTATCTTCTGAAACCAATTCTTGAAGAAGACCTTGCAGGAGCCATAGAAAAGTTCAAGTCGTTTATCCCGGCTAATGATGTTATTGGATCACAGGATATCAAGCAGCTGATCAGAAAAGAGAAGTCTATCCTTTCCAGGGTATTGGTGAAAATCGGGTACAATCTGAAAATTATTCAGACACAGGAAATAAGTTGCTTTTTCAGTGAAAATAAGATTGTTTATCTTCAGACAGAAGATCGTACTTACCCGTCAGATTTTACCCTCGATGAACTGGAAGACCTTTTGGATGTAAAAAAGTTCTTCAGGGTTAACAGACAGTTTATCATCAATTCTGATTATATAAAAAATATTCATACCTCACCTTATTACAAAGTTGAACTTGAATATCAGCCTCAGGAAGAAATTACAGTAAGCAGAGACCGTGTCAAGGATTTCAAAGACTGGCTCGTAAGCTAA
- a CDS encoding 2TM domain-containing protein, producing the protein METFNKETTAYERASKRVKELKEFYGNLTSFCIVIPFLALLNVMTAPGYLWFLWPMLGWGIGIAFHAVNIFGIGKSWEEKKIKELMDQERGKTKTL; encoded by the coding sequence ATGGAAACTTTTAATAAAGAAACAACAGCCTACGAAAGAGCTTCAAAAAGAGTAAAAGAATTAAAAGAATTCTACGGGAACCTTACTTCTTTCTGTATCGTTATTCCTTTTTTAGCCTTATTGAATGTAATGACCGCACCAGGATATTTATGGTTTTTATGGCCAATGCTTGGATGGGGAATAGGAATCGCTTTTCATGCAGTGAATATCTTCGGAATAGGAAAAAGCTGGGAAGAGAAGAAAATCAAGGAATTGATGGATCAAGAAAGAGGAAAAACAAAAACATTATAA